The sequence below is a genomic window from Lolium perenne isolate Kyuss_39 chromosome 7, Kyuss_2.0, whole genome shotgun sequence.
acatgcaccatgttactactctatgttacttcccactatgacaAGTCTAAGAGCAAGTACACGCTCAGCAGGCTGTAACATTTGCCATGTCACTATAGTCCTATGTGGAAGAGAGAGAAAGGAGAGAAAAGAGCACAGCGGGCTCTTCTGCTGTAGCCGGCAGTTAGCACAGACTCCAAGAAAAAAGTGTTTGCATGCAACTTATGACTGATCTAGACCCAATAGCATGCAAGCATTAAATATTTAATATTTTAGCAAAGCACACGGTAACATCCATTCTATAGCTAGTCTATTGTATGGGCTTGGTTTTAAGCTGACTTTTGGTGACATGGTCTAGCTATAGAGCCAGCAGCCGGCTGTGTTATTGCTCTTGCTCTAAGATCTCCAACGGCAGTTAATTTGGGACTCTTATTTCTCCAACACTCAGTCCACGTTTTATGCGACACAAGACCAAAACTAAGGAAGCGTCGATGCAAAGTTTTGCATCAGCGCTTGAAATTAAGCGCCCATGAACCAGGATTACGCCTAACAACTGCCGATCAGCCGGGTAAAAATTCCTGgcacctctaaacaagcgtcttcATTGTGGATGCTCTACAATATTTAGTTCCGGGTCGATGGGAAGTTGCTAAGTACAATCCCAGCTAATGGGCGCTAATTTGAAGGAGTCGACGCAATGTTTTACGCCAGGCGCTTGGTCAGTTTTTTAGTTGCGGCAGAAATATTGGAGTGAGTTCGATAGACAAGCAAGCACCTGAAAAATAGGTGCGCGTTGGAGCATGAgacacactagtggaaaacaggccttttgatccgggtggtaagggccttttgtcgcgggcggccatccgcgacaagcaaggcgcgataaaagggaggccttttgtcgcgggtcgcttacgacccgcgacataaggtccaccacgtggcagccgcggggcgcgcagggcacaggcccttttgtcgcgggcggtattaccacccgcgacaaaaggccctctacgtggcgcgcgcacaacgctgctgctttagggtttgaggggtgcagcacccctccccccccgccaccgaccgtctgttatttcatttttttcgttcgaaaataaaagttgcatatattgagcaagtggctcttaatatctcttgagcaagagtaatccttctcgttcttacattttagatatggacagcacataaaaccttgcttcgacttgttggcctcggccacaagcaggaaagaattcacgccctctctgaaagcgggagcacatcggttaccgtacatccatggatgactcatctgcatcataagtacaattatatatgtatcagatgcaatcaccttgctaaaattagtattgtacggactatgcatatatatatagtcgagaaaatagttgctaaccttttaggatcaaaaagaggagaaatcttatcaaataaaaccaagtggcatccctctcacaagcatttcatcaaacacctcttgtgcacatgtagaaaaaaatgagctagcatacacctccaccttcaccaccaaggaaaaaatgaggtggggggtggctggctgcttctatatatataggcatggacattttgtcgcgggccgtattacgacccgcgacaaaaggggtggccacgtcgctcctaccccttttgtcgcgggtcgtaatacggcccgcgacaaaaggccgcgacaaaagcctctgcgcgctccacatggtttcggggcgacgtggccaggccatttgtcgcgggtgcaggcgcgcccgcgacaaaaggctcccacggaagccctgttttccactagtgacaaTTGCATGGACGCCAGGATTAACTTACCGATTCTTTCTCCGCTaagcgcctgatacgtctccgacgtatcgataatttcttatgttccatgccacattattgatgttatctacatgttttatgcacactttatgtcatattcgtgcattttctggaactaacctattaacaagatgccgaagagccagttgctgttttctgctgtttttggtttcagaaatcctagtaaggaaatattctcggaattgtacgaaatcaaagcccaggggcctatttttccacggagcttccagaagaccgaagaacacacgaagtggggccacgaggtggcgacaccacgtggcggcgcggcccagggggggcccgcgccgccctatggtgtggccccctcgtctggctcccgactctgcccttccgcctacaaatagcctccgtgacgaaaaccccagtaccgagaaccacgatacggaaaaccttccagagacgccgccgccgccgatcccatctcgggggatccaggagatcgcctccggcaccctgccggagaggggaatcatctcccggaggactctacgccgccatggtcgcctccggtgtgatgtgtgagtagtctacccctggactatgggtccatagcagtagctagatggttgtcttctccccattgtgctatcattgtcggatcttgtgagctgcctaacatgatcaagatcatctatctgtaatcctatatgttgcgtttgttgggatccgatgaatagagaatacttgttatgttgattatcaaagttatgcttatgtgttgtttatgatcttgcatgctctccgttactagtagatgctctggccaagtagatgcttgtaactccaagagggagtacttatgctcgatagtgggttcatgcctgcattgacacaggacgatgtgagaaagttctaaggttgtgttgtcttgttgccactagtgataaaacattgattaaatgtctaaggatgtagttgttgattacattacgcaccatacttaatgcaattgtctgttgctttgcaacttaatactggaaggggttcggatgataacctgaaggtggactttttaggcatagatgcagttggatggcggtctatgtactttgtcgtaatgcccaattaaatctcactatactcatcatgatatgtatgtgcattgtcatgctctctttatttgtcaattgcccaactgtaatttgttcacccaacatgctgttcatcttatgggagagacacctctagtgaactgtggaccccggtccaattctctttactgaaatacaatctactgcaatacttgttctactgttttctgcaaacaatcatcttccacacaatacggttaactctttgttacagcaagccggtgagattgacaacctcactgtttcgttggggcaaagtactttggttgtgttgtgcaggttccacgttggcgccggaatccctggtgttgcgccgcactacatctcgccgccatcaaccttcaacgtgcttcttggctcctcctggttcgataaaccttggtttctttctgagggaaaacttgctgctgtgcgcatcataccttcctcttggggttgcccaacgaacgtgtgaaatacacgccatcaagctctttttctggcgccgttgccggggagatcaagacacgctgcaaggggagtctccacttctcaatctctttactttgtttttgtcttgctttattttatttactactttgtttgctgcactaaatcaaaacacaaaaaaattagttgctagctttactttatttgctgtcttgtttgctatatcaaaaatacaaaaaaaaaaattagtttacttgcatttactttatctagtttgctttatttactgttgctaaaatggccaacgctgaaaatactaagttgtgtgacttcacaaccacaaataataatgatttcttatgcacacctattgctccacctgctactacagcagaattctttgaaattaaacctgctttacttaatcttgttatgaacaatcaattttctggtgttagttctgatgatgctgctgcccatctcaataattttgttgaactatgtgaaatgcaaaaatataaagatgtagatggtgatattattaaactaaaattgttccctttctcattaagaggaagagctaaagattggttgctatctctgcctaagaatagtattgattcatggactaaatgcaaggatgcttttattggtagatattatccccctgctaaaattatatctttgaggagtagcataatgaattttaaacaattagatactgaacatgttgctcaagcttgggaaagaatgaaatctctggttaaaaattgcccaacccatggactgactacttggatgatcatccaaaccttctatgcaggactaaatttttcttcacggaatttattggattcagctgctggaggtacctttatgtccatcactcttggtgaagcaacaaagcttcttgataatatgatgatcaactactctgaatggcacacggagagagctccacaaggtaagaaggtaaattctgtcgaagaaacctcttccttgagtgataagattgatgctattatgtctatgcttgtgaatgataggactaatattgatcctaataatgttccattagcttcattggttgcacaagaagaacatgttgatgtaaacttcattaaaaataataatttcaacaacaatgcttacctaacaattctagtaacaactataggccatatccttataataatggcaacggctatggtaattcttatggaaattcttacaacaataataggagttcaccccctggacttgaagccatgcttaaagaatttattagtacacaaactgcttttaacaaatctgttgaagaaaagcttgggaaaattgatatacttgcttctaaagtcgatagtcttgttgctgatgttgatcttttgaaatcaaaagttttgcctaatgagaatcatcataataaaattattactacagcaaatgccattcaagttagaattaatgagaatataagattaatggctgaactgcgtgctaggtgggatagagaagaaaatgaaaaactagctaaagagaagaatatagctaaagtttggactattaccaccactagtaatgctaatgctacacatgttgctgcaccttctactcatactaataaaagaattggtgttagcaatgtttccacttcgaatgcaaagcgcgaaaaattgcctgaaactgctaaagctatttgaaactgcacgtgataaagctgctgaaattttttccaacattggggatgatgatcccattgctttagattataatggtttgaattttgatgattgccacatctctgaagttataaagttcttgcaaaaacttgctaaaagtcctaatgctagtgctataaatttggctttcacgcatcatattacaaatgccctcataaaagctagagaagagaaactagagcgtgaagcctctattcctaaaaagctagaggatggttgggagcccatcattaagatgaaagttaaagattttgattgtaatgctttatgtgatcttggtgcaagtatttctgttatgcctaagaaaatttataatatgcttgacttgccaccgctgaaaaattgttatttggatgttaatcttgctgatcattctacaaagaaacctttgggtaaagttgataatgttcgcattaccgttaacaataaccttgttcccattgattttgttgtcttggatattgaatgcaatgcatcttgtcccattatattgggaagaccttttcttcgaactgttggtgctaccattgatatgaaggaaggtaatataaaatatcaatttcctctcaagaaaggtatggaacacttccctagaaagagaatgaaggtaccttttgattctattatgagaacaaattatgatgttgacacttcatctcttgataatacttgatacacactttctgcgcctagctgaaaggcgttaaagaaaagcgcttatgggagacaacccatgtttttacctacagtactttgtttttattttgtgtcttggaagttgtttactactgtagcaacctctccttatcttagttttgtgttttgttgtgccaagttaagccgttgatagaaaagtaagtactagatttggattactgcacagttccagatttctttgctgtcacgaatctgggtccacctccctgtaggtaactcagaaaattaagccaatttatgtgcatgatcctcagatatgtatgcaactttcattcaatttgagcattttcatctgagcaagtctggtgccattttaaaattcgtcaatacgaactgttctgttttgacagattctgccttttatttcgcattgcctctttcgctatgttggatgaatttctttgatccactaatgtccagtagcattatgcaatgtccagaagtgttaagaatgattgtgtcacctctgaatatgtcaatttataatgtgcactaaccctctaatgagttgtttcgagtttggtgtggaggaagttttcaaggatcaagagaggagtatgatgcaacatgatcaaggagagtgaaagctctaagcttggggatgcacccggtggttcacccctgcatatatcaagaagactcaagcgtctaagcttggggatgcccaaggcatccccttcttcatcgacaaattatcaggttcctcccctgaaactatatttttattccatcacatcttatgtgctttttcttggagcgtcggtttgtttttgttttttgttttgtttgaataaaatggatcctagcattcactttatgggagagacacgctccgctgtagcatatggacaagtatgtccttggtttctactcatagtattcatggcgaagtttctccttcgttaaattgttatatggttggaattggaaaatgatacatgtagtaattgctataaatgtcttgggtaatgtgatacttggcaattgttgtgctcatgattaagctcttgcatcatatgctttgcacccattaatgaagaaatacatagagcatgctaaaatttggtttgcatatttggtttctctaaggtctagataatttctagtattgagtttgaacaacaaggaagatggtgtggagtcttataatgttttcaatatgtcttttatgtgagttttgctgcaccggttcatccttgtgtttgtttcaaataagccttgctagcctaaaccttgtatcgagagggaatacttctcatgcatccaaaatacttgagccaaccactatgccatttgtgtccaccatacctacctatgctacatggtattttccgccattccaaagtaaattgcttgagtgctacctttaaaattccatcattcacctttgcaatatatagctcatgggacaaatagcttaaaaactattgtggtattgaatatgtaattatgcactttatctcttattaagttgcttgttgtgcgataaccatgtttactttggggaacgccatcaactcattgttgaatttcatgtgagttgctatgcatgttcgtcttgtacgaagtaagggcgatctactcgagttgaatggtttgagcatgcatattgtgagagaagaacattgggccgctaactaaagccatgttccatggtggaagtttcagttttggacaaacatcctcaaatctctaatgagaaaagaattaattgttgttgaatgcttaaagcattaaaagaggagtccattatctgttgtctatgttgtcccggtatggatgtctaagttgagaataatcaaaagcgagaaatccaatgcgagctttctccttagacctttgtacaaagcggcatagaggtacccctttgtgatacttggttaaagcatatgtattgcggtgataatccaggtagtccaagctaattaggacaaggtgcgggcactattagtacactatgcatgaggcttgcaacttataagatataatttacatgatgcatatgctttattactaccgttgacaaaattgtttcatgttttcaaaatcaaagctctagcacaaatatagcaatcgatgcttttcctctatgaggaccattcttttactttcaatgttgagttagttcacctatttctctccacctcaagaagcaaacacttgtgtgaactgtgcattgattcctacatacttgcttattgcacttattatattactctatgttgacaatatccatgagatatacatgttacaagttgaaagcaaccgctgaaacttaatcttcttttgtgttgcttcaatgcctttactttgaattattgctttatgagttaacttttatgcaagacttattgatgcttgtcttgaagtgctattcatgaaaagtctttgctatatgattcacttgtttactcatgtcatacacattgttttgatcgctgcattcactacatatgctttacaaatagtatgatcaagattatgatggcatgtcactccgtaaattatctcgtgttatcgttttactgctcgggacgagcagaactaagcttggggatgctgatacgtctccgacgtatcgataatttcttatgttccatgccacattattgatgttatctacatgttttatgcacactttatgtcatattcgtgcattttctggaactaacctattaacaagatgccgaagtgccagttgttgttttctgctgtttttggtttcagaaatcctagtaaggaaatattctcggaattggacgaaatcaaagcccaggggcctatttttccacggagcttccagaagaccgaagaacacacgaagtggggccacgaggtggcgacaccacgtggcggcgcggcccacggggggcccgcgccgccctatggtgtggcccccgcgTCTGgcgcccgactctgcccttccgcctacaaatagccaccCTGACGAAAACCCCACTCCCGAGCACCaccatacggaaaaccttccgtgagacgccgccgccgatcccatctcggggatccagagatcgcctccggcaccctgccggagaggggaatcatctcccggaggactctacgccgccatggtcgcctccggtgtgatgtgtgagtagtctacccctggactatgggtccatagcagtagctagatggttgtcttctccccattgtgctatcattgtcggatcttgtgagctgcctaacatgatcaagatcatctatctgtaatcctatatgttgcgtttgttgggatccgatgaatagagaatacttgttatgttgattatcaaagttatgcttatgtgttgtttatgatcttgcatgctctccgttactagtagatgctctggccaagtagatgcttgtaactccaagagggagtacttatgctcgatagtgggttcatgcctgcattgacacctgggacagtgacagaaagttctaaggttgtgttgtgctgttgccactagggataaaacattgatgctatgtctaaggatgtagttgttgattacattacgcaccatacttaatgcaattgtctgttgctttgcaacttaatactggaaggggttcggatgataacctgaaggtggactttttaggcatagatgcagttggatggcggtctatgtactttgtcgtaatgcccaattaaatctcactatactcatcatgatatgtatgtgcattgtcatgctctctttatttgtcaattgcccaactgtaatttgttcacccaacatgctgttcgtcttatgggagagacacctctagtgaactgtggaccccggtccaattctctttactgaaatacaatctactgcaatacttgttctcttgtttttctgcaaacaatcatcttccacacaatacggttaactctttgttacagcaagccggtgagattgacaacctcactgtttcgttggggcaaagtactttggttgtgttgtgcaggttccacgttggcgccggaatccctggtgttgcaccgcactacatctcgccgccatcaaccttcaacgtgcttcttggctcctcctggttcgataaaccttggtttctttctgagggaaaacttgctgctgtgcgcatcataccttcctcttggggttgcccaacgaacgtgtgaaatacacgccatcagcgccCAACTAAGTGTCCTGTAGTGGACATGCCCTTATGAGAACCTGGTAAAAGTCATGTGGCAAGTAGCCATGTGAACTGTTCACTTGCTTAAACTAGCTTATTGCTCGTTATCAGGAAATAAAATATTTTTTAGCGATATTAAATGGTTGAATGCTTAAATGGTTGAATGCGTTATTTTGTTTGGGCAAAGCATTTGTTGGCAGTGAAATTGTAAAAGATATAATAATTGTACAACTTGCGAGAGTGATGTTTTAGCTCTTAGGTGTATATGCTGCCTTTATTTTTGAAATATATCTTTAGTACATTTTGAAATGGCAAATTCTAATTAAAAAATCAcgtgtacatcttcacatgctacgtGCGTACAAAGTCTTTCCATGAAAAATCAATGTTCCTCGGAACTGCCATGGACCTGATGGAGTTCATCTATAAGCTTTCGGTGCTCCTCTTCGAGATCATCAATCTCTTTGGCGTGCTTAGAGCGGATGCGGGTGATTTGTTGCTCCTGCGACACTGGCGTGGGAGCAGGACCAGAAAGTTCTGAGACTGGGGTAGGTGAATCCATTGACCTTGACGTAGGGCTTTTCCCTCCACCCGAAGGTGATTGACTTACTGAAGACCGGCCCTAAGCCATTAATGAATTGAGCCTGGTGAACCATTGATATAGCACTCTGCGGGGCGAAGGCTATGCTTATCACGATAGTTTACAGAAGCTCTTTCCTGACCTGGAATAGACGAATCCTAACAAGATTATAGACATACGCGTAAGTCAATTGATGATTCAATTCCTTCAAAGATGGCAAGAGCGGGGTATCTATCTCGATCCGgcagaggcggaggccgagcAAATAATAAATGCTTTTGAAGAAGATCCTTTTCGGAATGCTTTTGAACCGATTTCTAATCAAGATTGCGGTATGGGTAGCATTGAAGGGCAGGATTTCTCTTTTGCTGATCCATCTTCATTTGAGAATGGGTCTTCTCCTCTTATCCTTGTAAATTACACTTTGTCCATCTTGTGAAGATCTTCAGTTGCTAAGCTTGAGGAACACTTTGGCAAGCTAGCATGCTCAGCAACTGAGATCATCTGAGCCTCTTGATCATtagaagatgcatcaggatgaCTTGTGGGTTCATGTTGATGAGAGTGTGCTGCATTTGCCGCTTGTCCTTCATATGATATTTCATCAGCAGGAGAAGGAGGAGAGACTAGTTGAGTTGACCTTTCATTCTCCTGAACTACAACAGCTTGTTCAGAGGTGTCTTGTGGTGTTGCTCCAGTGTTTGCTATTTCCGGGATGTTCTACGTGAATCCACGTTGGAAGGGCATCATACAAAAGCTGTACAATTAGGACCTCGATATGGTTCTATTCTCTTCATAGTCTCGGAGGTTATGTTCCTTTTTGCTTTTTTTTGGCTTCTTCTCATTCTTCTTTGGCACCTACGGTAGAGATCGGAGGTATTTGGCCCCCAAAAGGGATTGGGGTTTTAGATCCTTGCGAAATCCCTCTTCTTAATACCCCTATTCTCCCTTCATCCAGAGCTGTCGTAACTTGGGCTCATCATGCTATACTCGCGGGGAAGGAAAAACGAGCAGTTTACACTTTAGTAGCAACCGTTTCACTGGCTCTAGTATCCATTGGCTTTCAAGGAATGGAATATTACCAAGCACCCTCCACTATTTCGGATAGTATTTATGGTTCTACCTTTTTCTTAGCAACTGGCTTTCATGGTTTTCATGTGATTATAGGTACTCTTTTCTTGATCGTATGTGGTATTCGCCAATATCTTGGTCATCTGACCAAGAAGCATCACGTTGGCTTTGAAGCAGCTGCACGGTACTGGCATTTTGTAGACGTGGTTCGGTTATTCCCATTTGTCTCTATCTATTGGTGGGGAGGTATATGAAAGAAGGGAACGAATAAGTGGATTGAGGAATAAAAGCTCGAAGACAAAGAGAACTGGGCTATTCTGTTTGTTTTACTCTAAAGTATAGCTATGGTATTCTCGGCCAATCTGTCTATTCAACAAATAAATGGAAGTTTTATCTATCAATATTGACATAACATAGGAAAACAGGGTGTTTCGATCGGAAAGCATTGTTGTTTACCTAGGATTCTTTTATCCTTCCCCTGGGGACCATTTGCCTAAATGCTTCGCCAGGCTGACCAGAGGAAGATGTCGCAGAATAAGAGGTCGCGAGTCGTGCTCTTGCTAATTCACTCGGAAAAGGGAGACTTCTGAAACTAAAAAAAAATAAGGCCTAGTCTTGATACTACTTGAAAGTGCATTCAGAATACTGATACCGAGCCCTTGGATGAACGAGTTCCTCAAGAAGAAAGGAAGGTCCACAGAAGGGCAGTTCGCTTTCTATCTACCCTTGGCATCATCGGTGGCTTCCATTCAGATAGTGCTTGGCGTTTTTTTAGCTATGCATCACACACCTCATGTGGATCTAGCTTTCAACAGCGTAGAACACATTATGAGAGATGTTGAAGGGGGCTGGTTGCTccgttatatgcatgctaatggggcaAGTATGTTTCTCATTGTGGTTCACCTTCATATTTTTCGTGGTCTATATCATGCGAGTTATAGCAGTCCTAGGGAATTTGTTCGGTGTCTCGGAGTTGTCATATTCCTATTAAGACGACC
It includes:
- the LOC127315404 gene encoding LOW QUALITY PROTEIN: cytochrome c oxidase subunit 3 (The sequence of the model RefSeq protein was modified relative to this genomic sequence to represent the inferred CDS: inserted 1 base in 1 codon) gives rise to the protein MDLMEFIYKLSVLLFEIINLFGVLRADAGDLLLLRHWRGSRTRNLFRGVLWCCSSVCYFRDVLRESTLEGHHTKAVQLGPRYGSILFIVSEVMFLFAFFWLLXHSSLAPTVEIGGIWPPKGIGVLDPCEIPLLNTPILPSSRAVVTWAHHAILAGKEKRAVYTLVATVSLALVSIGFQGMEYYQAPSTISDSIYGSTFFLATGFHGFHVIIGTLFLIVCGIRQYLGHLTKKHHVGFEAAARYWHFVDVVRLFPFVSIYWWGGI